A single window of Leptolyngbya ohadii IS1 DNA harbors:
- the leuD gene encoding 3-isopropylmalate dehydratase small subunit — protein sequence MSQIQTHSGRAVPLIGNDIDTDRIIPARFLKCVTFDGLGAQVFADDRTQMQGQHPFDLPQYQGATVLIANRNFGCGSSREHAPQAISKWGIRAIVGESFAEIFFGNCVALGIPCVTADPAVVTELQQRVAANPQAVVTVDLEAMEVRVDDFVAPVQMGAGPRSMFLSGTWDACGQLVAQADRIRQTAANLPYVGWSPIAS from the coding sequence ATGAGCCAAATCCAAACCCACTCCGGTCGCGCCGTCCCCCTCATCGGCAACGATATCGACACCGATCGCATCATCCCTGCCCGTTTCCTCAAGTGCGTCACGTTCGACGGTCTGGGGGCACAGGTGTTTGCAGACGATCGCACCCAAATGCAGGGACAGCATCCCTTTGACCTCCCCCAGTACCAGGGAGCAACGGTGCTAATTGCTAACCGGAATTTCGGCTGTGGGTCTTCCCGCGAACACGCACCCCAGGCAATCTCCAAGTGGGGCATCCGGGCGATCGTTGGCGAAAGCTTTGCCGAGATTTTCTTTGGGAACTGTGTAGCGCTGGGCATTCCCTGTGTGACGGCAGATCCGGCAGTCGTAACTGAGCTTCAGCAGCGGGTGGCGGCAAATCCCCAGGCAGTGGTGACGGTAGACCTGGAGGCAATGGAAGTGCGCGTCGATGACTTTGTTGCTCCTGTACAAATGGGAGCCGGACCCCGCAGTATGTTCCTTAGCGGCACCTGGGATGCCTGTGGTCAGCTCGTGGCGCAAGCCGATCGCATTCGTCAGACCGCAGCTAATCTGCCCTACGTGGGTTGGAGTCCGATCGCCTCCTAA
- the leuC gene encoding 3-isopropylmalate dehydratase large subunit → MGHSRSSPLLWSEGVFDGDRGLKVLFPDRTVATVDHIVPTTSQARPFVDPLAEEMMQELEKNCKENNIRFYNIGSGGQGIVHVIAPEQGLTQPGMTIACGDSHTSTHGAFGAIAFGIGTSQVRDVLASQTLALAKLKVRRIEVNGTLPTGVYAKDVILHIIRTLGVTGGVGYAYEFAGTTFEQMSMEERMTVCNMAIEGGARCGYVNPDQVTYDYLKDRNFAPKGADWDKAIDWWNSLRSDADAEYDNVVKFNAAEIPPTITWGITPGQGIGVNQTVPTQEELSDEDRALAQEAYTYMSLQPGQPIQGTAIDVCFIGSCTNGRLSDLREAAKIAKGRYVAEGIKAFVVPGSEQVKQQAEAEGLDKIFEAAGFEWREPGCSMCLAMNPDKLVGNQISASSSNRNFKGRQGSASGRTLLMSPAMVAAAAVTGKVTDVRELL, encoded by the coding sequence ATTGGACATTCGCGATCGTCCCCCCTACTCTGGTCCGAAGGCGTTTTCGATGGCGATCGCGGCTTAAAAGTCCTGTTTCCCGATCGCACGGTTGCCACAGTAGACCATATTGTGCCGACCACCAGCCAGGCGCGTCCCTTTGTCGATCCGCTGGCGGAGGAAATGATGCAGGAGCTAGAGAAGAATTGCAAGGAAAATAACATCCGCTTCTATAACATCGGCTCTGGCGGACAGGGCATTGTTCACGTTATTGCCCCCGAACAGGGACTCACTCAGCCGGGAATGACGATCGCCTGCGGAGATAGCCACACATCGACGCATGGGGCATTTGGCGCGATCGCCTTTGGGATTGGAACCAGTCAGGTGCGGGATGTTCTCGCCTCGCAAACCCTGGCACTCGCCAAGCTGAAAGTCCGCCGGATTGAGGTGAATGGAACCCTGCCCACCGGAGTCTATGCCAAAGACGTAATCCTTCACATTATTCGCACGCTGGGTGTAACGGGCGGTGTGGGCTACGCCTACGAATTTGCCGGAACCACGTTTGAGCAGATGAGTATGGAAGAACGCATGACCGTCTGTAATATGGCGATCGAGGGTGGGGCACGTTGCGGCTACGTCAATCCGGATCAGGTGACGTATGACTACCTGAAAGACCGTAATTTTGCGCCAAAGGGGGCAGACTGGGACAAGGCGATCGACTGGTGGAATTCCCTCCGCAGCGATGCCGATGCCGAATACGATAATGTTGTGAAGTTCAATGCCGCCGAGATTCCGCCCACTATTACTTGGGGCATTACCCCCGGTCAGGGCATTGGCGTAAATCAAACCGTTCCTACTCAGGAAGAACTCTCCGACGAGGATCGGGCACTGGCGCAGGAAGCATACACTTATATGAGTCTCCAGCCCGGACAGCCGATTCAGGGTACGGCGATCGACGTTTGCTTTATCGGAAGCTGCACCAACGGACGGTTGAGCGATCTGCGCGAAGCGGCAAAAATTGCCAAAGGTCGCTACGTGGCGGAGGGCATAAAGGCGTTTGTTGTCCCCGGCTCCGAGCAGGTGAAACAGCAGGCAGAGGCGGAAGGACTGGACAAAATCTTTGAGGCGGCAGGCTTCGAGTGGCGGGAACCGGGTTGCTCCATGTGTCTGGCAATGAATCCCGATAAGCTCGTCGGCAACCAGATCAGCGCCTCCTCCTCAAACCGCAACTTCAAAGGACGGCAAGGCTCTGCGTCCGGTCGTACCCTGCTGATGAGTCCGGCAATGGTGGCAGCAGCAGCCGTGACTGGCAAAGTGACTGACGTGCGAGAACTGCTGTAA